One genomic window of Cannabis sativa cultivar Pink pepper isolate KNU-18-1 chromosome 2, ASM2916894v1, whole genome shotgun sequence includes the following:
- the LOC115720725 gene encoding elongation factor 1-gamma, translated as MALVLHSWSFNKNAYKALIVAEYTGVKVELAADFEMGVTNKTHEFIKMNPIGKVPVLETPDGPVFESNAIARYVARSKADNALYGSSLIDYAHIEQWIDFSTLEIDANLLTWFKLRMGWATYLPPVEEAAIAALKRGLGALNTHLASNTYLVGHSVTLADIITTCNLLYGFTKLMTKSFTSEFPHVERYFWTMVNQPNFKKIFGEIKQTDSVPPVQSAAAAKKPAPAKEAKPKAEPKKEAPKPAAAAVEEEAAPKPKPKNPLDLLPPSKMVLDDWKRLYSNTKTNFREVAIKGFWDMYDPEGYSLWFCEYKYNDENTVSFVTLNKVGGFLQRMDLARKYAFGKMLIIGSEPPFKVKGLWLFRGQEVPQFIIDECYDMELYDWKKVDINDEVQKELVNKMIEDEEPFEGEALLDAKCFK; from the exons ATGGCTCTG GTCTTGCATTCATGGAGCTTTAACAAGAATGCTTACAAGGCACTCATTGTTGCTGAGTATACTGGTGTTAAAGTTGAGTTAGCTGCTGACTTTGAGATGGGTGTCACCAACAAAACTCATGAATTTATCAAGATGAACCCTATTGGAAAG GTTCCTGTTCTCGAAACCCCAGATGGCCCTGTCTTTGAGAGCAACGCCATCGCACGTTATG TTGCACGCTCCAAGGCAGACAATGCTCTTTATGGCTCTTCTTTGATTGATTAT GCCCACATTGAGCAGTGGATTGATTTCTCTACTCTGGAGATTGATGCTAACCTTTTGACTTGGTTTAAACTAAGAATGGGTTGGGCCACATACCTTCCTCCG GTTGAGGAAGCTGCAATTGCAGCTTTGAAGAGAGGATTGGGTGCATTGAACACACACCTTGCTTCTAACACATACTTGGTTGGGCATTCTGTAACCCTTGCTGACATCATTACCACATGCAATTTGCTTTATGGGTTCACCAAGCTCATGACTAAGAGCTTCACTTCAGAGTTCCCTCATGTTGAGAGGTACTTCTGGACCATGGTTAATCAGCCAAACTTTAAGAAGATATTTGGTGAGATCAAGCAAACTGATTCTGTCCCACCAGTTCAATCTGCTGCTGCTGCAAAGAAGCCCGCTCCAGCAAAGGAAGCCAAACCCAAGGCTGAGCCCAAGAAAGAGGCACCAAAGCCCGCTGCTGCAGCAGTTGAGGAGGAGGCAGCACCAAAGCCCAAACCCAAGAATCCTCTTGATCTGCTGCCACCAAGCAAGATGGTGTTGGACGACTGGAAGAGGCTCTACTCTAACACTAAAACTAACTTCAGAGAGGTTGCAATCAAAG GATTCTGGGACATGTATGACCCCGAGGGATACTCTCTTTGGTTCTGTGAATACAAATACAATGATGAGAACACTGTTTCGTTTGTGACCTTGAACAAAGTGGGAGGATTCCTTCAGAGGATGGATCTTGCCCGCAAGTATGCCTTTGGAAAGATGCTTATCATCGGATCAGAACCACCATTCAAGGTGAAGGGACTGTGGCTCTTCCGTGGCCAAGAAGTTCCTCAATTCATAATCGACGAGTGCTACGACATGGAGCTCTATGACTGGAAGAAGGTTGACATTAACGATGAAGTCCAGAAGGAGCTCGTTAATAAGATGATTGAAGATGAAGAGCCCTTCGAGGGAGAGGCTCTTTTGGATGCCAAGTGCTTCAAGTGA
- the LOC115720723 gene encoding MACPF domain-containing protein At4g24290 — protein MAPRSADQKAAADSAIRSIGLGYDLTLDLRLKSCKASSSSPDSRLIAIPDRFLRDISIPGGVCIPNVPKSINCDKGERMRFGSDVLSFQQMSELFNQELSLSGKIPSGHFNSAFEFTGGWQKDAANTKALAFDGVSITLYTIALDKSHLLLRDHVKQAVPSSWDPAALARFIEKYGTHVIVGVKMGGKDTIYVKQQHSSPLQPADLQKKLKDMADKLFVDVHNRNSDKSNMRDKFSMDRGLNIMDSLPSSSYSSTEMQDTKFTCKRKGGNLKRNLSHDEWCQTVYFDPDVISMSLVPITSLLSGINGSGFLSHAINLYLRYKPPIEELHQFLDFQLPRQWAPVFGELALGPQKKPQGGASLQFSFMGPKLYVNTTPVDVGKKPVTGLRLYLEGKRSNCLAIHLQHLSSLPKSFQLKDEVNGNMPHPSSDRRYVEKVQWKSFSHVYTAPVEANDDLSVVTGAHFEVGDSSLKKVLFLRLHFAKVVGATIVKQPEWDGSPGLGQRSGIISTLISTHFSTAQKPPPKPSDFNINSAVYPGGPPVPSQAPKLLKFVDTAEMTRGPQDSPGYWAVSGARLVVEKGKISLRVKYSLLTMILPDEEALEDF, from the exons ATGGCTCCTCGTTCCGCCGACCAGAAAGCCGCCGCCGACTCTGCCATCCGTTCAATTGGTTTGGGTTATGATCTCACCCTTGACTTGCGTCTCAAGTCTTGTAAAGCTTCATCTTCCTCCCCTGACTCTCGTCTCATCGCCATACCTGATCGTTTCCTGAGGGATATTTCGATTCCCGGCGGTGTTTGTATACCCAACGTTcctaaatcaattaactgcgaTAAAGGCGAGCGCATGAGGTTTGGCTCTGATGTTCTCTCTTTTCAACAG ATGTCAGAGCTGTTTAACCAGGAATTATCACTTTCTGGTAAAATCCCAAGTGGTCATTTCAACAGCGCTTTTGAATTCACCGGAGGTTGGCAGAAAGACGCTGCCAACACCAAAGCTCTGGCCTTTGATGGAGTTTCCATAACTCTTTACACTATTGCCCTCGACAAATCCCACCTCCTTTTGCGTGATCATGTCAAACAAGCTGTCCCTTCTTCATGGGATCCTGCTGCATTGGCAAG GTTTATTGAAAAGTATGGTACGCACGTAATTGTTGGAGTGAAAATGGGAGGAAAGGATACAATCTATGTGAAGCAGCAACATTCATCACCGCTCCAACCAGCTGATTTACAGAAAAAACTTAAGGACATGGCTGATAAATTGTTCGTGGATGTACACAATAGGAACTCTGATAAATCCAATATGAGAGACAAG ttCTCCATGGACCGTGGCCTAAATATCATGGACTCACTTCCTTCCAGTTCTTATTCTTCTACTGAG ATGCAAGATACTAAATTCACTTGCAAGAGGAAAGGGGGGAACTTAAAAAGAAATCTATCCCACGATGAGTGGTGTCAGACTGTTTATTTCGATCCGGATGTAATTTCCATGTCTTTAGTTCCCATCACATCATTGCTGAGTGGCATTAATGGGAGTGGATTTCTAAGCCATGCCATTAATCTTTACCTTCGAT ATAAACCACCAATCGAAGAACTGCACCAGTTTTTGGATTTCCAACTTCCAAGGCAGTGGGCACCAGTATTCGGTGAGCTTGCCCTTGGTCCTCAGAAGAAGCCACAAGGTGGTGCATCTTTGCAGTTTAGTTTCATGGGCCCTAAACTTTATGTTAATACAACTCCG GTTGATGTGGGTAAGAAACCAGTGACTGGTCTTCGATTGTATCTAGAAGGCAAAAGAAGCAACTGCTTAGCAATCCACTTGCAGCATCTTTCATCGCTGCCAAAGAGCTTCCAACTCAAGGACGAAGTAAATGGGAACATGCCACACCCGTCCTCTGACCGCAGGTACGTGGAGAAGGTTCAGTGGAAGAGCTTCTCTCATGTCTACACAGCCCCTGTTGAGGCTAATGATGATCTGTCTGTTGTCACTGGGGCTCACTTTGAAGTTGGAGACTCCAGCTTGAAGAAAGTTCTATTCTTGAGACTGCATTTTGCTAAAGTTGTAGGTGCAACAATTGTGAAACAGCCTGAGTGGGATGGTTCCCCTGGATTAGGACAGAGATCTGGAATCATTTCAACATTGATTAGCACTCATTTCTCGACTGCACAAAAACCTCCTCCAAAACCTTCTGATTTTAACATAAACTCCGCTGTTTACCCTGGAGGCCCTCCGGTTCCATCTCAGGCACCTAAGCTTCTGAAGTTTGTTGACACTGCAGAAATGACAAGAGGACCGCAGGACTCTCCCGGGTATTGGGCTGTTTCTGGGGCAAGACTTGTTGTTGAAAAGGGTAAAATTTCTCTCCGGGTTAAGTATTCTCTTCTGACCATGATCTTACCTGATGAAGAGGCACTAGAAGATTTCTGA
- the LOC115720727 gene encoding ras-related protein RABD1 → MSNEYDYLFKLLLIGDSSVGKSCLLLRFADDSYVDSYISTIGVDFKIRTVEQDGKTIKLQIWDTAGQERFRTITSSYYRGAHGIIIVYDVTEMESFNNVKQWLNEIDRYANESVCKLLVGNKCDLVDNKVVDTQTAKAFADELGIPFLETSAKDSINVEQAFLTMAAEIKKKMGSQPSGSKSTGTVEMKGQPIQQNSNCCG, encoded by the exons ATGAGCAATGAATA cGATTATCTCTTTAAGCTCCTCCTAATTGGTGACTCCTCCGTCGGAAAATCATGCCTCCTTCTCCGATTTGCT GATGATTCTTACGTTGACAGCTACATAAGCACCATTGGAGTTGATTTT AAAATCAGAACTGTGGAGCAAGATGGCAAGACTATTAAGCTTCAAATT TGGGATACTGCTGGACAGGAGCGGTTCAGAACCATAACAAGCAGCTACTATCGAGGAGCACATGGGATAATT ATTGTCTATGATGTTACTGAGATGGAAAGCTTCAACAATGTCAAGCAATGGTTGAATGAGATTGATAGATATGCAAATGAAAGTGTTTGCAAGCTTCTTGTGGGAAATAAGTGTGATTTGGTCGACAACAAGGTTGTGGACACTCAAACAGCAAAG GCATTTGCAGATGAGCTCGGTATCCCATTTCTCGAGACAAGTGCGAAAGACTCTATCAACGTAGAGCAGGCTTTCTTAACCATGGCTGCTGAGATtaagaaaaa AATGGGTAGTCAACCAAGTGGTAGCAAGTCAACTGGAACTGTAGAAATGAAAGGGCAGCCTATTCAGCAGAATAGCAATTGTTGTGGTTAG
- the LOC115720724 gene encoding probable LRR receptor-like serine/threonine-protein kinase At5g63710, producing MAGGTGLLLSIKLNLKWLMLILLLKTTSQSTDPDVEGLALSDLLKSLNDSNGRITDWSLNLVSPCFSWSHVTCIGANVVSLSLPSIGFTGTLSPAITTLKSLVSLDLQNNSLRGGLPDYLANLTQLKILNLANNSFSGSIPVTWAQLSNLEHLDLSSNDLTGSIPMQLYSIPTFNFTGTHLACGSSLEQPCVSSDHTQVSTKKGKVGAILTSASCVAFILLFIGALIAYRYHLHQSKLKQDVFVDVNGEHDCKISLGQLRRFSFREIQLATDNFSESNVIGQGGFGKVYRGLLLDNTKVAVKRLADCYSPGGEAAFLREVELISVACHRNLLHLIGFCTTSIEKILVYPFMQNLSVAYRLRDLKPGEKGLDWPTRKRIAFGTANGLEYLHEHCNPRIIHRDLKAANILLDDDFEPVLGDFGLAKLVDIKMTHATTQVRGTMGHIAPEYLSTGKSSEKTDVFGYGITLLELVTGQRAIDFSRLEEEEDVLLLDHIKKLQRENRLHDIVDGNLKSYDLKEVETIIQVALLCTQTSPEDRPTMSKVVKMMQGVGLAEKWAEWEQLEHVRNQEFPLHPHQFPWLDETTHDQEAIQLSKPR from the exons ATGGCTGGGGGTACTGGACTACTACTTTCAATAAAGCTCAACTTAAAATGGCTTATGCTAATCCTGTTATTAAAAACCACTTCTCAATCAACAGATCCTGATGTGGAAG GTTTAGCTTTGTCTGATTTGCTAAAGTCACTCAATGATTCCAATGGTAGAATAACAGATTGGAGTCTCAACCTTGTGAGTCCATGTTTCAGTTGGTCTCATGTCACTTGCATAGGTGCAAATGTTGTATCCTT GAGCTTGCCTTCAATTGGATTTACAGGAACTCTTTCACCAGCAATTACTACACTCAAATCTTTAGTTTCCTT AGACCTTCAGAACAACAGTTTGAGAGGTGGTTTACCTGATTACCTTGCCAACTTGACTCAACTAAAGATTCTTAATCTTGCCAACAATAGCTTCAGTGGCTCTATACCTGTCACATGGGCTCAACTTTCAAATTTGGAACATTT GGACCTTTCATCTAATGACTTAACAGGAAGCATTCCCATGCAACTCTATTCCATTCCCACTTTCAA TTTTACAGGAACACATCTTGCTTGTGGCTCTAGTTTGGAGCAGCCTTGTGTTTCAAGTGATCATACTCAAG TTTCAACCAAGAAGGGAAAAGTTGGAGCTATTCTAACTTCTGCAAGTTGTGTTGCTTTTATACTTCTTTTCATTGGAGCTTTGATTGCATATCGATACCACCTTCATCAAAGCAAACTCAAACAAGATGTGTTTGTTGATGTAAATG GTGAACATGACTGCAAGATCTCGTTAGGCCAGTTGAGAAGATTTTCTTTTCGGGAAATTCAGCTCGCTACAGACAACTTCAGCGAGAGCAATGTAATTGGACAAGGAGGATTTGGGAAAGTGTATAGAGGTCTTCTTCTAGACAACACTAAGGTTGCAGTGAAACGCCTTGCAGATTGTTATAGTCCCGGTGGGGAGGCTGCATTCCTCAGAGAAGTTGAGCTCATTAGTGTGGCGTGTCATCGCAATCTCTTGCATTTGATTGGGTTTTGTACAACCTCAATTGAGAAAATTCTTGTTTATCCTTTTATGCAAAATCTGAGTGTTGCATACCGCTTGAGAG ATTTGAAACCGGGTGAGAAAGGCTTGGATTGGCCAACAAGGAAGCGTATTGCGTTTGGTACAGCCAATGGTTTGGAATATCTGCATGAGCACTGCAATCCAAGGATCATACATAGAGACTTAAAGGCTGCAAACATCTTGCTTGATGATGATTTTGAACCTGTTCTTGGAGACTTTGGTCTGGCCAAGTTGGTTGATATAAAGATGACTCATGCCACCACTCAGGTCCGAGGCACAATGGGTCATATTGCTCCAGAATATCTGTCCACTGGAAAATCATCAGAGAAGACAGATGTTTTTGGTTATGGCATAACTCTTCTCGAGCTTGTCACTGGTCAGCGCGCCATAGATTTCTCGAGGCTTGAAGAGGAAGAGGATGTTCTTCTCCTTGACCAT ATCAAGAAGTTGCAAAGAGAGAATAGGCTGCATGATATAGTGGATGGAAACTTGAAAAGTTATGACTTAAAAGAAGTTGAGACAATCATTCAAGTGGCTTTGCTCTGCACCCAGACATCGCCCGAGGATCGTCCAACAATGTCTAAAGTTGTGAAAATGATGCAGGGAGTAGGGTTGGCTGAAAAATGGGCTGAGTGGGAGCAACTTGAGCATGTAAGAAATCAAGAATTCCCACTTCATCCTCACCAATTTCCTTGGTTGGATGAAACCACACATGATCAAGAGGCTATCCAGTTGTCCAAACCAAGATAG
- the LOC115720722 gene encoding translation factor GUF1 homolog, chloroplastic, with translation MSFAFSSPSPTCLSSSPPIMAADLSFQALLLSNTLQPYHNHNHITTTHTPTSTPCFSPLQFSKLFLSHSHSHSSALSPRFPLSCRATGTGTQSPPASAADIQVAVEIGKDRLSKVPISRIRNFCIIAHIDHGKSTLADKLLQMTGTVQKREMKEQFLDNMDLERERGITIKLQAARMRYMFKNEPYCLNLIDTPGHVDFSYEVSRSLAACEGALLVVDASQGVEAQTLANVYLALENNLEIIPVLNKIDLPGAEPENVIREIEEIVGLDCSNAIYCSAKEGIGITEILDAIVERIPPPQDTADRPLRALIFDSYYDPYRGVIVYFRVIDGTIKKGDRIYFMASNKDYYADEIGVLSPNQLQVEELYAGEVGYISASIRSVADARVGDTITHHFRKAESSLPGYEEATPMVFCGLFPVDADQFPELRDALEKLQLNDAALKFEPESSSAMGFGFRCGFLGLLHMEIVQERLEREYNLNLITTAPSVVYRVNCVDGSVMECSNPSILPEPGKRKSIEEPVVKIEMLTPKDYIGPLMELAQDRRAEFKEMKYITENRASLIYELPLAEMVGDFFDQLKSKSKGYASMEYTFIGYKESDLIKLDIQINSERVEPLATIVHRDKAYSVGRALTQKLKELIPRQMFRVPIQACIGTKVIASEALSAIRKDVLAKCYGGDISRKKKLLKKQAEGKKRMKAIGKVDVPQEAFMAVLKLEKEVL, from the exons ATGAGCTTTGCATTCTCCTCACCTTCACCTACTTGTCTCAGCTCTTCACCGCCGATTATGGCCGCCGACCTCTCTTTTCAGGCGCTTCTTCTATCCAACACTCTTCAACCTTACCACAACCACAACCATATCACTACCACACACACTCCAACTTCAACTCCCTGCTTCTCTCCACTTCAATTTTCCAAACTCTTCTTATCCCATTCCCACTCTCACTCCTCCGCACTTTCTCCACGTTTCCCACTCTCTTGCCGCGCTACCGGAACCGGAACCCAGTCTCCTCCGGCCTCCGCCGCCGATATCCAAGTCGCCGTCGAAATCGGAAAGGATCGTCTTTCAAag GTTCCGATTTCTCGTATCAGAAATTTCTGTATCATTGCGCATATTGATCATGGGAAGTCTACCTTGGCAGACAAGCTCCTCCAGATGACTGGTACTGTACAGAAGCGTGAAATGAAGGAGCAGTTTCTTGATAACATGGatttggagagagagagaggcatcACTATCAAACTTCAG GCTGCTCGTATGCGTTACATGTTTAAAAATGAGCCATATTGTCTCAACTTAATTGATACTCCTGGTCATGTGGATTTCTCCTATGAG GTATCTCGATCTCTGGCTGCATGTGAGGGTGCCCTCCTTGTTGTTGATGCTTCTCAG GGAGTTGAGGCTCAAACTCTGGCTAATGTTTATTTGGCATTGGAAAACAATCTTGAAATCATTCCT GTTCTAAACAAGATAGATCTCCCAGGTGCTGAACCAGAGAATGTCATCAGGGAAATTGAAGAG ATTGTTGGTTTAGATTGTAGCAATGCAATTTATTGCTCCGCAAAG GAGGGAATAGGTATCACTGAAATATTAGATGCAATTGTGGAGAGGATTCCCCCACCTCAAGATACTGCTGATAGGCCACTGAGGGCTTTAATATTTGATAG TTACTACGATCCATATAGAGGTGTGATTGTATATTTTCGAGTTATTGACGGGACAATAAAGAAGGGCGATAGAATTTACTTTATGGCCAGTAACAAG GACTATTATGCTGATGAAATTGGAGTGCTATCACCCAATCAGTTACAAGTTGAAGAATTGTATGCTGGTGAG GTTGGCTATATTTCTGCTTCTATAAGATCAGTAGCCGATGCACGGGTAGGGGACACTATCactcatcattttagaaaggcAGAAAGCTCATTACCTGGATACGAGGAAGCTACACCAATGGTGTTTTGTGGCTTGTTTCCTGTTGATGCAGACCA GTTCCCTGAATTACGCGATGCACTTGAGAAACTCCAACTTAACGATGCTGCTCTGAAG TTTGAACCTGAGAGCTCAAGTGCCATGGGTTTCGGCTTTAGATGTGGATTCTTGGGTCTTCTTCACATGGAAATTGTTCAG GAAAGGCTTGAGAGAGAGTACAATCTGAACCTTATAACTACTGCTCCTAGTGTTGTATACAGAGTGAACTGTGTAGATGGTTCCGTA ATGgaatgctcaaatccatctatACTTCCTGAACCTGGAAAAAGGAAGTCAATTGAAGAGCCTGTTGTGAAG ATTGAGATGCTTACGCCGAAGGATTATATTGGTCCGCTCATGGAGTTGGCTCAAGATAGAAGGGCAGAGTTTAAAGAAATGAAATATATTACTGAGAATAGAGCATCACTTATCTATGAATTACCTCTAGCAGAG ATGGTAGGTGACTTCTTTGACCAGCTGAAATCCAAAAGCAAAGGTTACGCAAGCATGGAGTATACCTTTATCGG GTACAAAGAAAGTGATCTGATAAAACTTGACATTCAGATCAATAGTGAACGCGTAGAACCGTTGGCGACCATTGTGCACAGGGATAAG GCATATAGCGTTGGAAGGGCTTTGACACAAAAGCTCAAGGAGCTTATACCGCGACAAATGTTTAGAGTACCAATTCAA GCTTGCATAGGTACAAAAGTGATAGCTAGTGAAGCTTTATCAGCAATCAGGAAGGATGTTTTAGCCAAATGTTACG GTGGAGACATTTCAAGAAAAAAGAAGTTGCTTAAAAAACAG GCTGAAGGAAAGAAGAGAATGAAGGCAATTGGTAAAGTGGATGTTCCACAAGAAGCTTTCATGGCAGTCTTGAAACTTGAAAAGGAAGTATTGTGA
- the LOC115720728 gene encoding olee1-like protein: MKNNKCLMMFASALCLLGLLGLGECVEPNLIVEGKVYCDTCRAQFVTKASVYMKDARVRLECSESEKGKVIYSAEAVTDATGTYRIPVSGEHEDDICAIELVKSSDPECSEINSEPYQKLSARISLTTNNGIASNVRQANPLGFLKKTPLPQCKDVLKQMGLTPEDLNN, translated from the exons ATGAAGAACAATAAGTGTTTAATGATGTTTGCTTCAGCTTTGTGTTTGTTGGGTCTTTTGGGTTTGGGTGAATGTGTGGAGCCTAATCTTATTGTGGAAGGCAAAGTCTATTGCGATACATGTCGCGCTCAATTTGTCACCAAAGCCAGCGTTTACATGAAAG ATGCAAGAGTGAGGTTGGAGTGTAGCGAGAGCGAAAAGGGGAAAGTGATATACAGCGCGGAGGCAGTTACAGATGCAACCGGAACATACAGAATTCCGGTGAGTGGAGAGCATGAGGATGATATTTGTGCAATTGAGCTGGTGAAGAGTAGTGATCCCGAGTGCTCGGAGATCAACTCTGAGCCTTACCAGAAGTTGAGTGCTCGGATCAGCCTCACCACCAACAATGGTATAGCATCCAATGTTCGACAAGCCAACCCTCTTGGTTTCCTTAAGAAGACACCTCTTCCTCAGTGCAAAGATGTCCTAAAACAGATGGGATTGACTCCAGAAGATCTCAATAATTAA
- the LOC115720726 gene encoding ras-related protein RABA2a: protein MSRRADEEYDYLFKVVLIGDSGVGKSNLLSRFTRNEFCLESKSTIGVEFATRTLQVEGRTVKAQIWDTAGQERYRAITSAYYRGALGALLVYDVTKPTTFENVSRWLKELRDHADANIVIMLIGNKTDLKHLRAVATEDAQSYAEKEGLSFIETSALEATNVEKAFHTILSEIYRIISKKSLSSDEPSGGATIKEGKTLVVGGAQEANTSSKSCCSSS, encoded by the exons ATGAGTAGAAGGGCAGACGAAGAATACGACTACTTGTTCAAGGTAGTATTGATTGGAGATTCGGGTGTTGGCAAATCTAACCTCCTCTCCCGATTCACTCGCAATGAATTCTGCTTGGAGTCCAAGTCAACCATTGGTGTTGAATTCGCTACCAGAACTCTTCAG GTTGAAGGAAGAACAGTGAAGGCTCAGATATGGGACACAGCAGGGCAAGAGCGATACAGAGCCATAACCAGCGCCTACTACAGAGGTGCGTTGGGAGCTCTTCTGGTGTATGATGTTACAAAGCCAACTACATTCGAAAATGTGAGCAGGTGGTTGAAGGAACTGAGGGATCACGCAGACGCCAACATAGTGATCATGCTGATCGGTAACAAAACCGATCTGAAACACCTGAGAGCAGTGGCGACCGAGGACGCCCAGAGTTATGCGGAGAAAGAAGGACTCTCATTCATCGAAACGTCTGCGCTCGAAGCAACCAATGTGGAGAAAGCTTTCCACACAATTCTATCAGAGATTTACAGGATAATTAGCAAGAAGTCACTATCTTCAGATGAGCCATCTGGTGGTGCCACAATAAAAGAAGGGAAGACTCTTGTAGTTGGGGGTGCACAAGAGGCCAATACCAGCAGCAAGTCTTGCTGTTCTTCATCTTGA